In Helicobacter sp. 'house sparrow 1', one DNA window encodes the following:
- a CDS encoding motility associated factor glycosyltransferase family protein, whose amino-acid sequence MDIYTKNFNALKQKDPLLALALSQVEPNKKFEVYMDENDSANFNLILKETMQPLFTHKPLEETLQKITDFVSYSYYPYFYFYGLGNGVFYRLLLGNKQVKRVVVIEPEIEILFIVLNLVDFEKEILEDRIILLYAPYCNDVMINSLFMMDKKSRLYAKVYDLHIFNFFYEKYKDNIIEINQHFIKAIEHNVISVGNDANDAIIGLKQHIYNLPDMLKTPTLINLIDELRDRDTAIIVSTGPSLNKQLPLLKEIAPYATLFCIDASFPILYKNGIKPDVVLSLERVEATAKFYTHTPKEAQKDVIFAITSIVHPKLKDAITDGIKQISMRPFGYTNMFGFHRYGYLGIGMSAANMAYEMVVHSRFKRCILIGQDLAFGEDGSSHAKDAVYGSDEIKPKEKKIFVEKYGGGGEVETTLVWKLFLQFFETDIAHTPYKIDVINATEGGARIHGSREMSFRDAIALIDKKPKLPIKLKNPNQKTIIKNILLAKKKCEDIISYGQRKKTQIEKVFLKVAKLTEELEELNGKNELDKIDFKKIEKVNIEIDRIKDLFDDKKFTDYFSDAIQSYIFHQELDIARILVRYPEDEMQKKAKQLEWLYAHKYWLFSLAGGVDCVINIVKDSVDSQEQFQI is encoded by the coding sequence ATGGATATTTATACAAAAAATTTTAATGCCCTCAAACAAAAAGATCCTCTCTTAGCTTTAGCCCTATCTCAAGTAGAACCAAATAAAAAATTTGAAGTTTATATGGATGAAAATGATTCTGCAAATTTTAATCTCATTTTAAAAGAGACAATGCAACCACTTTTTACCCATAAACCACTGGAAGAAACATTACAAAAAATTACAGATTTTGTTTCCTATAGTTATTATCCCTACTTCTATTTTTATGGTCTTGGTAATGGGGTATTTTATAGGTTGCTTTTAGGAAATAAGCAAGTTAAAAGAGTTGTAGTTATTGAACCTGAGATTGAGATTTTATTTATTGTTTTAAATTTAGTAGATTTTGAAAAAGAGATTTTAGAAGATAGAATCATCTTGCTTTACGCTCCTTATTGCAATGATGTGATGATTAATTCTTTGTTTATGATGGATAAAAAAAGTAGGCTTTATGCCAAGGTCTATGACTTACATATTTTTAACTTTTTTTATGAGAAATACAAAGATAATATCATTGAAATCAATCAACACTTTATCAAAGCAATTGAACATAATGTAATTAGCGTAGGAAATGATGCAAATGATGCAATAATTGGATTAAAGCAACATATTTATAATCTTCCTGATATGTTAAAAACTCCTACTTTGATTAATCTAATTGATGAACTAAGAGATAGAGATACAGCAATCATTGTGTCCACTGGACCCAGTTTAAATAAGCAATTGCCACTACTAAAAGAAATTGCACCCTATGCGACTTTATTTTGTATTGATGCATCTTTTCCAATCCTTTATAAAAATGGCATTAAGCCTGATGTAGTGTTGTCTCTTGAAAGAGTAGAGGCAACTGCGAAATTCTATACACATACCCCAAAAGAAGCACAAAAAGATGTAATCTTTGCTATCACCTCAATTGTGCATCCTAAATTAAAAGATGCTATTACAGATGGAATTAAGCAAATTAGTATGCGTCCATTTGGCTATACCAATATGTTTGGATTTCATAGATATGGTTATTTAGGCATTGGAATGAGTGCTGCAAATATGGCATATGAAATGGTGGTACATTCTAGATTTAAGCGCTGTATTCTAATTGGCCAAGACTTAGCTTTTGGTGAGGATGGTAGCTCTCATGCTAAGGATGCAGTTTATGGAAGTGATGAAATTAAACCAAAAGAAAAGAAAATTTTTGTTGAAAAATATGGAGGTGGTGGGGAAGTAGAAACTACCTTGGTTTGGAAGTTATTTTTACAATTTTTTGAAACAGATATTGCTCACACTCCTTATAAAATAGATGTGATTAATGCTACAGAGGGCGGGGCTAGAATCCACGGCAGTAGGGAAATGTCTTTTAGGGATGCAATTGCATTAATTGACAAGAAGCCAAAGCTTCCAATTAAGCTAAAAAATCCTAATCAAAAAACCATTATAAAAAATATTTTACTTGCTAAGAAAAAGTGTGAAGATATTATCTCTTATGGGCAGAGAAAAAAAACTCAAATAGAGAAAGTTTTTCTAAAGGTAGCAAAGCTTACTGAAGAATTAGAAGAACTTAATGGTAAAAATGAACTGGATAAAATTGATTTTAAAAAGATAGAAAAAGTTAATATAGAAATTGATAGAATCAAGGATCTGTTTGATGATAAGAAATTTACGGATTATTTTAGTGATGCAATCCAATCTTATATCTTTCATCAAGAATTGGATATAGCAAGGATTTTGGTGCGTTATCCAGAGGATGAAATGCAAAAGAAGGCAAAGCAACTTGAATGGTTGTATGCACATAAGTATTGGCTATTTTCATTAGCAGGTGGTGTGGATTGTGTGATAAATATTGTTAAAGATAGTGTAGATTCACAAGAACAATTTCAAATTTAG
- a CDS encoding arsenate reductase family protein translates to MFVYGIKNCNSVKKARDFFDTHKISYNFIDFKKEPPTLNKIKEWVEKMGIDTVINKKGLTYKKLGLKDKNITLEEQMNLCIQYPSLIKRPVVEDDKNLIFGFCETDYREKFL, encoded by the coding sequence GTGTTTGTGTATGGTATTAAAAATTGCAATAGTGTAAAAAAAGCAAGAGATTTTTTTGATACTCATAAGATCTCATATAATTTCATCGATTTTAAAAAAGAACCTCCAACCCTAAATAAAATTAAGGAATGGGTAGAAAAAATGGGTATTGATACTGTGATTAATAAAAAAGGTTTAACCTATAAAAAACTAGGCTTAAAGGACAAAAATATTACATTGGAAGAACAGATGAATTTATGTATCCAATATCCAAGCTTGATTAAAAGACCTGTTGTTGAAGATGATAAGAATCTTATATTTGGTTTTTGTGAGACAGATTATAGGGAAAAGTTTTTATAG
- a CDS encoding SH3 domain-containing C40 family peptidase, with translation MRLLITLIVAIFLVGCSTTKLMVADLKLPQDANFYLQNNDFSLEFSQEISLKLKQHYLDVWFSPWKKPIPNPNASEVFWVAPSLLKNPGFGPNLKLYTQEEMKDLYDSMNMEKYPSVAIKAIVVSDTAVRATPTHLPRFKSRNNYPFDRWQNSLIFQGTPVLITHYNLAKDWAHIQSSFVYGWVRVENLAKITPEDERLFYQIKDYALSNKDNFPIYGRDDEFLSKGRTGKLFSIKKIDEKDMEIYLPYKKADGFMGLKTTRIKKDDFSLFPKKIDALSMANVINAMIGQFYGWGGELGSRDCSAFIRDSFANFGIYLPRNSAAQVRYAGNMIDLSKYSAKEKEKVIIENATPFATVIWLKGHIVLYIGTYEGRAIVAHSAWSVMTRNTFSKTENLLGGVVITTLTPETNKNGVFVKSKTLLDQVLGMSDLYQYALTF, from the coding sequence ATGCGTTTATTAATTACTCTTATTGTTGCTATATTTCTTGTTGGATGTAGCACTACAAAATTAATGGTTGCTGACCTTAAGCTCCCTCAGGATGCAAACTTTTACTTGCAAAACAATGATTTTTCTTTGGAATTTTCTCAAGAAATTTCTTTAAAGCTTAAGCAGCATTATTTAGATGTTTGGTTCTCTCCTTGGAAAAAACCTATTCCAAACCCCAATGCTTCGGAGGTTTTTTGGGTTGCTCCATCATTATTGAAAAATCCAGGTTTTGGACCCAATCTCAAGCTCTATACTCAAGAAGAGATGAAAGATCTTTATGATTCTATGAATATGGAAAAATATCCTAGTGTCGCAATTAAGGCGATTGTGGTGAGTGATACTGCTGTGAGAGCAACTCCTACTCATTTACCAAGATTTAAATCAAGAAATAATTATCCCTTTGATAGATGGCAAAATTCCTTGATATTTCAAGGTACTCCTGTTTTAATCACACACTACAATCTTGCAAAAGATTGGGCACATATTCAAAGTAGTTTTGTATATGGTTGGGTTAGGGTTGAAAATTTGGCAAAAATTACACCAGAAGATGAAAGGCTTTTCTATCAGATTAAGGATTATGCCCTATCCAATAAAGATAATTTTCCTATTTATGGAAGAGATGATGAGTTCTTGAGTAAAGGCAGAACGGGGAAGCTTTTTTCTATTAAGAAAATAGATGAAAAAGATATGGAGATTTATTTACCCTATAAAAAAGCAGATGGTTTTATGGGGCTTAAGACAACGCGAATCAAAAAAGATGATTTCTCACTTTTTCCTAAAAAAATAGATGCTTTAAGTATGGCTAATGTTATTAATGCAATGATAGGGCAATTTTATGGATGGGGAGGAGAGCTAGGAAGTAGAGACTGTTCTGCTTTTATAAGAGATAGTTTTGCAAATTTTGGAATCTATTTACCAAGAAATTCTGCAGCACAGGTTAGATATGCAGGCAATATGATAGATTTAAGTAAATATAGTGCAAAAGAAAAAGAAAAAGTGATCATTGAAAATGCAACTCCATTTGCAACGGTGATTTGGCTAAAGGGTCATATTGTTCTTTATATTGGTACATATGAAGGTAGAGCAATAGTAGCTCATAGTGCTTGGAGTGTGATGACAAGGAATACATTTTCAAAAACAGAAAATTTATTAGGAGGAGTTGTAATTACCACTCTTACACCAGAAACAAATAAAAATGGTGTTTTTGTAAAATCAAAAACCCTTTTGGATCAAGTTTTGGGAATGTCAGATTTATATCAATATGCTCTAACATTTTAG
- a CDS encoding metal ABC transporter solute-binding protein, Zn/Mn family has product MRFLVGFLCIFLNLFASDAKLKVAVSIEPQAFFVKKIGGDRVEVYVLVPKNKNPENYEPLVSQVKNLKETKLYFGMGLDFETKWKERFLSINPQMDFVDLSHQHNKNFHNRHDSHIWLSVTLAYQQANEIYEYLIKEDRNNKDFYEQNLKDFLNEIRQLDARIKNLFSQQGVQKTFLVYHPAFEFFAEEYGLEELAIEDHHKEAKIKHMQKINQVIKERKLKIVYKQPQFSSKQVELLAKEYHLQVSILDPFVYDWLANMWNIAEQIAYEK; this is encoded by the coding sequence ATGCGTTTTTTAGTTGGTTTTCTTTGTATTTTTTTAAATCTTTTTGCATCAGATGCCAAACTTAAGGTTGCTGTTAGTATAGAACCTCAAGCCTTTTTTGTTAAAAAAATTGGAGGAGATAGGGTAGAGGTCTATGTTCTTGTGCCAAAAAATAAGAATCCAGAAAATTATGAACCTCTTGTTTCTCAAGTTAAAAATCTTAAGGAAACAAAGTTGTATTTTGGTATGGGATTGGATTTTGAAACAAAATGGAAAGAGAGATTTTTAAGCATCAATCCGCAAATGGATTTTGTGGATTTATCTCATCAGCATAATAAAAACTTTCATAATAGGCATGATAGCCATATCTGGTTATCTGTAACTTTGGCATATCAACAAGCAAATGAAATTTATGAGTATTTGATTAAAGAAGATAGGAATAATAAAGATTTTTATGAACAAAATCTCAAAGATTTTTTAAATGAGATTAGACAATTAGATGCAAGGATAAAAAATCTTTTTTCGCAACAAGGGGTGCAAAAAACCTTTTTGGTTTATCATCCAGCATTTGAGTTTTTTGCAGAAGAATATGGCTTGGAGGAATTAGCAATTGAAGATCATCATAAAGAGGCAAAAATTAAACATATGCAAAAGATAAACCAGGTAATTAAAGAAAGGAAACTAAAAATTGTTTATAAACAACCTCAATTCTCATCAAAACAAGTTGAACTCTTAGCAAAAGAATATCATTTGCAAGTTTCTATATTAGATCCCTTTGTATATGATTGGCTTGCAAATATGTGGAATATAGCAGAGCAAATTGCCTATGAAAAATGA
- a CDS encoding metal ABC transporter ATP-binding protein: protein MKNEVKQKVIECENVSFAYHSDDVLQNVNFNVYDKDFLAIIGPNGGGKTTLVKLILGLLTPKKGEIKYQTLREKIGYVPQDTCINPEFPIQVIDVVKMGFLKPKLFGFRAKKEQTKEAFKILEKLGIQHLAHRKFGDLSGGQRQRVLIARALCGNPDIIILDEPTSNIDSRTQKEIYDLLKTFNQFHTIIVISHDISILLGYASRVLSVNREVVLHDMPKFEIPIDGHICEVDILNKIMESKNEKRI, encoded by the coding sequence ATGAAAAATGAAGTAAAACAAAAAGTTATAGAATGTGAAAATGTAAGTTTTGCATATCACAGTGATGATGTTTTGCAAAATGTTAATTTTAATGTTTATGACAAAGATTTTTTAGCAATTATTGGACCAAATGGTGGAGGAAAGACTACCCTTGTTAAATTAATTTTGGGTTTATTGACACCAAAAAAAGGTGAAATAAAATATCAAACCTTAAGAGAAAAAATAGGGTATGTTCCTCAGGATACCTGCATCAATCCAGAGTTTCCAATTCAAGTAATTGATGTGGTAAAAATGGGATTTTTAAAACCAAAACTTTTTGGATTTCGGGCGAAAAAAGAGCAAACAAAAGAGGCCTTTAAGATTCTAGAAAAACTAGGTATTCAACATTTAGCACACCGAAAATTTGGGGATCTATCAGGAGGCCAGAGGCAGAGAGTATTGATTGCAAGAGCATTGTGTGGAAATCCTGATATTATTATTTTGGATGAACCAACTTCTAATATTGATTCTAGAACCCAAAAAGAAATTTATGATTTGCTAAAGACTTTTAATCAGTTTCATACTATAATTGTCATCAGTCACGATATATCAATTTTATTAGGTTATGCTTCAAGGGTTTTATCGGTAAATAGAGAGGTTGTTTTACACGATATGCCAAAATTTGAAATCCCAATTGATGGGCATATATGTGAGGTTGATATTTTAAATAAAATAATGGAGAGTAAGAATGAAAAAAGAATTTGA
- a CDS encoding FAD-dependent oxidoreductase, whose translation MKKEFDVVIIGGGISGTALFYVLSEYSDISSIAIVDKCHKWANVSSSTKGNSQTLHDGSIETNYSFEKASKVRFCAHKVKNYALRKNLQNKAIFEMQKMAIGVGDIECEAITKRHQEFQSIFPQIQFFDKQQIKTLEPKVIEGKDGGDRFENVVAMGYEKDWCGVDYAFLSENFVQEGMQKNPNNQTFLNFWVKEIKPKENGYVLVSQNKQEIYAKFILVNAGSYSLPLAQSMGYGLNFGCLPVAGNFYFVPNLLRGKVYTIQNPKLPFAAIHGDPDIIVKDKTRIGPTALVIPKFEKGKNWFNNLSPNLLKLNCNLDILKTLKDLILDKEIREYMMKNILFEFPYIGKKKFLADAQKIIPSLKLNDLEFANGYGEVRPQVLDKTEKKLILGEQKIHTKKGITFNMTPSPGATSCLHNAMIDAQEITQYLGRNFDLERFYQELSPQELI comes from the coding sequence ATGAAAAAAGAATTTGATGTAGTAATTATTGGCGGGGGTATTTCAGGAACTGCATTATTTTATGTTTTAAGTGAGTATAGTGATATTTCAAGCATTGCAATTGTGGATAAGTGTCACAAATGGGCAAATGTAAGTTCTAGTACAAAAGGAAATTCTCAAACATTGCACGATGGATCTATTGAAACAAATTATAGTTTTGAGAAAGCCTCTAAGGTCCGATTTTGTGCGCATAAAGTAAAAAATTATGCGCTTAGAAAAAATTTACAAAATAAAGCAATTTTTGAGATGCAAAAAATGGCAATAGGAGTGGGAGATATTGAGTGTGAAGCAATTACTAAGCGTCACCAAGAATTCCAAAGTATTTTTCCACAAATACAATTTTTTGATAAACAACAAATAAAAACTTTAGAACCAAAAGTAATTGAAGGAAAAGATGGAGGGGATAGGTTTGAAAATGTTGTTGCAATGGGGTATGAGAAAGATTGGTGCGGGGTGGATTATGCATTTTTAAGTGAAAATTTTGTACAAGAAGGTATGCAAAAAAATCCCAACAATCAAACTTTTTTAAATTTTTGGGTAAAAGAGATTAAGCCAAAAGAAAATGGCTATGTTCTAGTCTCACAAAACAAACAAGAAATTTATGCAAAATTTATTTTAGTCAATGCGGGTTCTTACTCACTACCTCTTGCACAATCAATGGGCTATGGACTAAATTTTGGTTGCTTGCCTGTGGCAGGTAATTTTTATTTTGTTCCTAATTTATTGCGAGGTAAGGTTTATACAATTCAAAACCCAAAACTTCCTTTTGCGGCAATTCACGGAGACCCAGATATTATTGTCAAAGATAAAACAAGAATTGGGCCTACAGCACTTGTGATTCCAAAATTTGAAAAAGGTAAAAATTGGTTTAACAATCTTAGTCCTAATCTTTTAAAACTTAATTGTAATCTTGATATCCTAAAAACTCTAAAAGACTTGATTTTAGATAAAGAAATCAGAGAATATATGATGAAAAATATACTTTTTGAATTCCCATATATCGGAAAAAAGAAGTTTTTAGCTGATGCTCAAAAAATTATTCCATCTTTAAAATTAAATGATTTGGAGTTTGCAAATGGATATGGAGAAGTAAGACCTCAAGTTTTAGATAAGACAGAAAAAAAACTGATATTGGGTGAACAAAAAATACATACAAAAAAAGGTATTACATTTAATATGACACCATCACCAGGTGCTACAAGTTGCTTACATAATGCAATGATTGATGCTCAAGAAATCACACAGTATTTGGGAAGAAATTTTGATTTAGAGAGATTTTATCAGGAACTATCACCACAAGAGCTTATATGA